The following are encoded in a window of Pectinophora gossypiella chromosome 8, ilPecGoss1.1, whole genome shotgun sequence genomic DNA:
- the LOC126369139 gene encoding uncharacterized protein LOC126369139 codes for MIFNEYIFYALSLVELCKAQQNVSVCGRLRQDGAEPTDVVQNVHLVMRNIRGTSAYWHKAYTDLLAMVKNLGPPHWYLTLSCNDLNWPDMLKALLVADGRPNFSFEDLTFLEKQHLVESYPVTLSRQFMLRLNTLFTRLRREEDPILGKKIIDFWWRIEFQLRGSPHVHMVLWCADMPAFDTPEGIQLLERVVTCEVPDAEDDSEMHDLVVQLQTHRHTQTCFKNNRNVCRFAFPRPVSENTTILDDEQAMRNGGRFYILKRTDSETMINCYNSRLLKLWRANIDLQPCGSALGVAYYISKYISKAEPAEVSRSIRQAISAVRDRGGSNLGRLVFAIQNAILSHREVSANECAFRLCHLKLRDSSRKCVFVNTCAPEQRYRMLRIDTESSEPYKNVFDRYVHRPLSLEQLSLGEFANWYEVASTRNDTEEDEQDADAYDAEDEDVSSRRYITLLDNVGRMKKRTRPAILRTRYYTLSSDPEAYYYSLVLTHIPFRAEEELLDGFNTAKEAFWAKRHRLRPLQEGFDAETMMRWETEIQQAISRIVAENLAAGTVEEQNDDANDNNDVQPIEHILDDGGHNIMIEEVEDEPTDIGMPDNQFETFVASLNMSQRQLFQKISQKLLDVSNSDPLLVFVTGGAGTGKTFTLKVMTEQIRRLSNTKIGKNVIVTAPTGVAARLIGGTTLHSTFALPIEKGRNETLRPLTGERLQRERQKWRHINWLIIDEISMVPYLTLRNIHIRLQQLKQDQGNFGGINVILFGDLTQLPPVSRITGGSYCFRQPSNLTGETNLWQLFSFCELPQNMRQAGDNTFVDILNNIRVGELTMDQLEILDSRRIPLEGPFADGEAVRIFPTTKQVDAYNSAMTKKLGKSLKLYQINAVDISLEAKTYGQCPRKQYISDDPNKTGGILGTLTIGIGSRVMLRRNINVNHGLVNGAMGIIRRIEWPSLRREQLEPGELPQAVFVEFDDRSVKGNELGVGVRIEPSTVDFDALRGQGKIERRMLPLILCWAVTVHKLQGTTLDRAVVDLSNVFAKGQAYVALSRVKTLAGLAIKTLDPKKLLDRPHDECSLTELKRLRDLQQ; via the coding sequence ATGATATTTAACGAGTACATATTTTACGCCCTCTCGTTAGTAGAACTTTGCAAGGCTCAACAAAATGTTTCAGTCTGTGGCCGGTTGCGTCAGGATGGAGCTGAGCCCACAGATGTTGTACAAAATGTGCACCTGGTAATGCGCAACATACGTGGCACGTCCGCGTACTGGCACAAAGCGTATACGGATCTTCTTGCCATGGTGAAAAATTTAGGTCCTCCTCATTGGTATCTTACTCTCTCTTGTAACGATTTAAATTGGCCCGACATGCTAAAAGCCCTTTTAGTTGCCGATGGCCGCCCAAATTTTTCTTTTGAAGATTTGACCTTCCTTGAAAAGCAGCACCTTGTCGAGTCCTACCCAGTCACGTTATCAAGACAATTTATGTTGCGCCTAAACACTTTGTTTACTAGGCTGAGAAGAGAAGAGGATCCGATTTTaggaaagaaaattattgattttTGGTGGCGCATAGAATTTCAGCTACGAGGTAGCCCTCACGTTCACATGGTTTTATGGTGTGCTGATATGCCGGCTTTTGACACCCCTGAAGGTATTCAGTTGCTGGAGCGTGTTGTCACGTGTGAGGTTCCCGACGCTGAGGACGACTCAGAGATGCATGATTTAGTCGTTCAGTTACAAACACATCGACACACTCAAACATGCTTCAAAAATAACCGAAACGTTTGTAGATTCGCTTTCCCGAGACCAGTGTCTGAAAACACTACAATCTTAGACGACGAGCAAGCAATGAGAAATGGTGGAagattttatatattaaaaagaacAGATTCGGAAACCATGATAAACTGCTACAATTCGAGATTATTAAAACTGTGGCGCGCCAATATTGATCTACAGCCTTGCGGGTCAGCTTTAGGTGTGGCGTACTACATCTCAAAGTATATCTCAAAAGCTGAACCTGCAGAGGTCTCTAGATCAATAAGGCAAGCTATAAGTGCTGTAAGAGACCGCGGTGGAAGCAACTTGGGACGGCTGGTTTTTGCTATCCAAAACGCAATCTTGTCTCACAGAGAAGTCTCTGCCAACGAATGTGCGTTTCGATTGTGTCATTTAAAATTAAGAGATAGTTCACGTAAATGTGTTTTCGTAAACACTTGCGCGCCTGAACAAAGATACCGAATGCTTAGGATTGACACAGAAAGTTCCGAACCGTACAAAAATGTATTTGATAGGTACGTTCACAGACCTCTTTCTCTGGAGCAACTTAGTTTAGGTGAGTTTGCGAATTGGTACGAGGTTGCCTCTACTAGAAACGATACAGAGGAGGATGAACAAGATGCTGATGCCTATGATGCTGAGGATGAGGACGTGTCTAGTCGTCGATACATTACCTTATTAGACAACGTAGGTAGGATGAAAAAGCGGACACGTCCAGCTATACTCCGAACGCGTTATTATACGCTGTCTTCAGACCCAGAAGCATATTACTACTCATTGGTCCTGACTCATATTCCGTTCCGAGCAGAGGAAGAGTTGTTGGATGGTTTTAATACTGCAAAAGAAGCTTTCTGGGCCAAAAGGCATCGACTACGTCCGCTGCAAGAAGGTTTTGACGCCGAAACTATGATGCGGTGGGAAACTGAGATCCAACAAGCTATAAGCCGCATTGTGGCAGAAAACTTGGCAGCAGGAACCGTTGAGGAACAAAACGATGACGCAAATGACAACAATGACGTTCAGCCTATTGAACACATACTCGACGACGGCGGTCATAATATTATGATCGAAGAAGTCGAAGATGAACCAACTGACATAGGCATGCCAGACAATCAGTTTGAAACATTTGTAGCTTCGTTGAACATGAGTCAACGACAACTGTTTCAAAAAATTTCCCAAAAGTTATTGGACGTGTCAAATTCTGATCCGTTACTAGTTTTTGTTACTGGAGGAGCTGGTACCGGAAAAACATTTACCTTAAAAGTTATGACTGAACAAATTCGTAGGTTGAGTAACACTAAAATAGGTAAAAACGTGATTGTTACTGCACCAACTGGAGTAGCAGCCAGACTAATCGGTGGAACTACACTGCATTCCACTTTTGCGCTACCAATTGAAAAGGGAAGAAATGAAACATTACGCCCACTAACAGGTGAAAGGCTGCAAAGGGAGCGACAAAAGTGGAGGCATATAAATTGGCTCATCATCGATGAAATATCAATGGTGCCCTACTTAACACTGCGAAACATTCACATTCGCCTCCAGCAACTAAAACAGGATCAAGGGAACTTTGGTGGTATCAATGTAATTTTGTTTGGAGATCTCACGCAGTTACCACCAGTTTCCAGAATCACCGGTGGTTCTTACTGCTTCCGACAGCCGTCGAACTTAACTGGTGAAACAAATCTGTGGCAATTGTTCAGCTTTTGTGAATTGCCACAGAATATGAGACAGGCAGGAGACAATACCTTTGTGGACATTCTCAATAATATTCGTGTTGGTGAGTTAACGATGGACCAACTTGAGATCCTGGACAGCCGCAGAATTCCACTAGAGGGTCCATTTGCCGATGGAGAGGCAGTTCGAATTTTCCCTACTACGAAACAAGTCGATGCTTATAATTCAGCCATGACTAAAAAGTTGGGCAAATCGTTAAAGCTCTACCAAATAAACGCTGTTGACATCTCCCTAGAAGCTAAAACCTACGGTCAGTGCCCTCGCAAACAATACATTTCTGACGACCCGAACAAAACAGGGGGCATTCTCGGCACACTAACTATTGGAATTGGATCTCGCGTGATGTTACGCCGCAACATCAATGTAAACCACGGTCTGGTGAACGGTGCTATGGGTATCATAAGAAGAATTGAGTGGCCTTCTCTTCGCAGAGAGCAGTTAGAACCAGGTGAGTTACCGCAGGCAGTATTCGTAGAGTTCGACGATCGTTCTGTTAAGGGCAATGAATTGGGTGTGGGGGTTCGCATAGAGCCCTCCACTGTCGACTTTGATGCGCTTCGCGGACAAGGGAAGATTGAACGTCGGATGCTGCCTTTGATACTTTGTTGGGCTGTAACGGTACACAAACTGCAAGGTACCACCTTGGATCGGGCTGTCGTGGACCTATCAAACGTGTTTGCAAAGGGCCAGGCTTATGTAGCCCTAAGCCGTGTTAAAACACTTGCTGGGTTAGCAATAAAAACACTTGACCCAAAAAAGCTGTTGGACCGGCCCCACGACGAATGTTCTTTAACTGAACTTAAACGTTTGCGGGATCTTCAGCAGTAA